A genome region from Pseudomonadota bacterium includes the following:
- the hpt gene encoding hypoxanthine phosphoribosyltransferase yields MLKRLFSKKDIKNAVKRLALSIKKDFKGEKIVFVCLLRGSFMFTADLIRYINNPSKIDFIRASSYGYNMKSKGKITITKDIEENIEGENVVIVEDIIDSGLTLTYIRNMLLKRNPKSLRICALVDKRAGREVEIEGDYVGFTIDDGFIVGYGIDYAEQYRNLPEIYVVERD; encoded by the coding sequence ATGCTCAAAAGGCTATTTTCAAAAAAGGATATAAAGAACGCGGTAAAAAGGCTTGCATTATCAATCAAAAAGGATTTTAAGGGTGAGAAGATTGTATTCGTATGTCTCTTAAGGGGCTCTTTCATGTTCACAGCAGACCTTATACGATATATTAACAACCCATCAAAGATCGACTTTATAAGGGCTTCATCGTATGGATACAATATGAAGTCTAAGGGAAAAATCACCATTACAAAAGATATTGAAGAAAATATTGAAGGGGAAAATGTTGTGATTGTGGAAGATATCATAGATTCAGGTCTTACCCTCACATACATAAGGAATATGCTGCTCAAGAGAAATCCAAAATCTCTAAGGATATGCGCCCTTGTTGATAAAAGGGCCGGGAGGGAGGTGGAGATAGAAGGCGATTATGTAGGTTTTACCATTGATGATGGTTTTATAGTAGGATACGGGATCGATTATGCCGAACAGTATAGAAACCTTCCTGAAATATATGTTGTAGAAAGGGATTGA
- a CDS encoding MBL fold metallo-hydrolase, which translates to MKIKWYGHSAFNIFTEKGVKIIIDPYKSGAFGGALSYGKITDEADIVLTSHDHDDHNYTKGIKGDFKHINKEGAYEVKNIKIKAIPSHHDPSGGRERGHNLIFVVDADALILAHMGDLGHTLEKDIIKNIGKVDVLLLPVGGFYTIDAKEATRVMNDIGPAITIPMHYKTEKCNFPISKFEEFTKGKKVVKELKSSEVEVKKDTLPKTQEIIVLKYAL; encoded by the coding sequence ATGAAGATAAAATGGTATGGCCATTCGGCATTTAATATATTTACAGAAAAAGGGGTGAAAATCATTATCGACCCTTATAAGTCAGGGGCATTTGGTGGCGCCCTATCATACGGCAAAATCACAGACGAGGCCGATATTGTCCTTACAAGCCATGATCATGATGACCATAACTATACAAAGGGTATAAAAGGGGACTTTAAGCACATTAATAAAGAGGGAGCTTATGAAGTAAAGAATATTAAAATAAAGGCAATACCTTCCCATCATGACCCATCAGGGGGGAGGGAGAGGGGGCATAATCTGATATTTGTGGTTGATGCTGATGCGCTGATATTGGCTCATATGGGAGACCTTGGCCATACACTTGAAAAGGATATCATTAAAAACATAGGGAAGGTTGATGTATTACTGCTGCCCGTAGGCGGATTTTATACAATTGATGCAAAGGAAGCTACAAGGGTTATGAATGATATAGGCCCGGCTATTACAATACCCATGCACTATAAAACAGAAAAATGTAATTTCCCCATCTCGAAATTTGAAGAGTTCACAAAAGGTAAAAAGGTGGTCAAGGAATTGAAATCTTCTGAGGTTGAGGTTAAAAAGGACACCCTGCCTAAAACACAGGAGATTATTGTATTAAAATATGCCCTGTAG
- a CDS encoding MBL fold metallo-hydrolase, which yields MGPREVVKNIYLIGNSDITDAKDCSIYLLDLGELVLIDTGAGTSVDKIISNIEKLGLDPKKISTVILTHCHIDHVGGANQLKKRYGARIIMHELDAAVVERGGNRMTAAYWYGVIFAPLPVDMKLTKEEERLKVNDQEVVCLHTPGHTPGSISVYLDLGGKRILFGQDIHGPFLPEFGSNISRWQKSMEKLLGLKADILCEGHFGVYQPNEKVTEYIERYLDEYGER from the coding sequence ATGGGACCAAGAGAGGTTGTGAAGAATATATATCTCATTGGAAATTCTGATATTACAGATGCAAAGGACTGTTCCATATACCTGCTGGATTTGGGGGAACTCGTATTAATCGATACAGGGGCGGGGACAAGTGTTGATAAGATTATTTCAAATATTGAGAAACTTGGGCTCGACCCGAAGAAGATTTCAACGGTAATCCTCACCCACTGCCATATTGACCATGTGGGTGGTGCAAACCAGCTTAAAAAGCGTTATGGTGCGCGCATTATCATGCATGAGCTTGACGCGGCTGTTGTGGAGAGAGGGGGCAACAGGATGACCGCAGCCTACTGGTACGGGGTAATTTTTGCCCCATTACCAGTGGATATGAAGCTTACAAAAGAAGAGGAACGGCTCAAAGTCAATGACCAGGAAGTGGTCTGCCTCCATACACCGGGTCATACCCCGGGGTCTATCTCCGTATATCTGGACCTGGGGGGAAAGAGAATCCTCTTCGGGCAGGACATTCACGGCCCATTCCTGCCGGAATTCGGCTCCAACATCTCCCGCTGGCAGAAATCGATGGAAAAACTTCTTGGACTGAAGGCAGATATACTCTGCGAAGGACACTTCGGGGTCTATCAGCCTAACGAAAAGGTGACCGAGTATATTGAGCGGTATCTCGACGAGTACGGGGAGCGATGA
- a CDS encoding UvrD-helicase domain-containing protein — protein MKERSESKSKARQHSFKKKGAVQKNGVVRTDIDSRMNSEELIFNGLNEAQKEAVRAIEGPVLVVAGPGTGKTLTIVRRIAYLIHRGVTPGNIVAVTFTNRAAREMKERAETLLGKNSGNMLIGTFHLLGLNILRDNLPDSFVIYNRDEQFNLLKSILKDSGMKVQKVADRISRIKSLIEGVSDEIKDIYDKYQSSLSKNNALDFDDLILKPIVMFGNSVLLDKYRERFRYIIVDEYQDINPAQHKLLRLLAGDDAKICAVGDSDQAIYAFRGADVENFLNFKKDFKGAKTISLTHNYRSTGMILNASNSMIKHNAKRIDKELHPVKEGGTQITVVSVPDERSEGELIVDEIEAKIGGTSHYKLMNSKNRKDFQDSSYGFSDFAVVFRTNAQVKAIEETFTASGIPYRVIGGRYTMKRKGTADIISRLKGLAGKMDNPAPLKNTSIDEFLKMAFEELKVKGNDDSFELLNSFAMLCKNTDTTRTVIDFLNELSLLTPADDFDPRAEAVTLMTLHMAKGLEFMVVFIAGTEDGLIPYTITKESTDIEEERRLFYVGMTRAKEELFFIHARSRLLYGNRLDQSPSPFLDEIPERFMEIKVIPDRPKKSKEDKQLKLF, from the coding sequence TTGAAGGAGCGGAGCGAAAGCAAATCAAAGGCCAGGCAACACTCTTTTAAAAAGAAAGGGGCAGTTCAAAAAAACGGTGTTGTTCGCACCGATATTGATTCACGCATGAATTCTGAGGAATTGATATTCAATGGCTTGAATGAAGCTCAAAAAGAGGCTGTGAGGGCCATTGAGGGACCAGTGCTTGTTGTTGCCGGTCCCGGGACAGGGAAGACCCTAACCATTGTGAGAAGGATCGCATATCTGATTCATCGGGGGGTAACCCCGGGGAACATTGTGGCCGTTACCTTCACCAACCGTGCCGCAAGGGAGATGAAAGAAAGGGCAGAAACCCTTTTAGGAAAGAACTCGGGCAATATGCTCATCGGAACATTCCACCTCCTTGGACTTAACATCTTAAGGGATAATCTTCCTGATAGTTTTGTCATATATAACAGGGATGAGCAGTTTAATCTTTTAAAATCAATACTAAAAGATTCCGGAATGAAGGTTCAGAAGGTCGCCGATAGAATATCCCGAATAAAAAGCCTGATCGAAGGTGTCAGCGATGAAATTAAAGATATTTATGACAAATACCAATCATCGCTTTCAAAGAATAATGCTCTTGATTTTGATGACCTCATTTTAAAACCCATTGTGATGTTCGGTAACAGCGTCCTGCTCGATAAGTACAGAGAAAGATTCAGGTATATCATCGTGGATGAATACCAGGATATAAATCCAGCCCAGCATAAGCTCCTCAGACTTTTAGCAGGTGATGACGCCAAGATATGTGCTGTAGGCGATTCTGACCAGGCAATCTATGCCTTCAGGGGCGCTGATGTAGAAAATTTCCTGAATTTTAAAAAAGATTTCAAGGGTGCAAAGACAATATCACTCACGCACAATTATCGTTCCACAGGCATGATACTCAATGCCTCAAACAGCATGATCAAGCACAACGCAAAAAGGATAGACAAAGAACTCCATCCAGTAAAAGAGGGTGGCACCCAGATTACCGTTGTTTCTGTTCCTGATGAAAGATCGGAAGGGGAACTCATCGTAGATGAAATAGAGGCAAAGATTGGCGGCACAAGCCATTATAAGTTAATGAATTCTAAAAACAGAAAGGATTTTCAAGACTCTTCTTACGGTTTTTCAGATTTCGCAGTGGTCTTCAGGACAAATGCGCAGGTGAAGGCAATAGAAGAGACATTTACTGCATCAGGCATTCCCTATCGGGTGATAGGCGGGAGATACACCATGAAAAGAAAAGGAACGGCGGATATTATTTCCCGCCTCAAGGGTCTTGCAGGCAAGATGGATAACCCTGCTCCTCTGAAAAATACATCCATAGATGAGTTTTTAAAGATGGCTTTTGAAGAATTGAAAGTGAAAGGTAACGATGATAGTTTTGAATTATTAAATAGTTTCGCTATGTTATGTAAAAATACTGATACTACCAGAACAGTTATCGACTTTCTTAATGAATTAAGTCTCCTCACGCCTGCAGATGATTTTGACCCGAGGGCAGAAGCAGTTACATTGATGACATTACATATGGCAAAGGGGCTTGAGTTTATGGTCGTATTCATTGCGGGCACTGAGGACGGCTTGATACCCTATACCATCACAAAGGAGTCCACTGACATAGAGGAGGAGAGAAGGCTTTTCTATGTAGGCATGACACGGGCAAAGGAAGAGCTTTTTTTCATACATGCAAGAAGCAGGCTTTTATACGGCAATAGACTTGATCAATCTCCATCGCCTTTTCTCGATGAAATCCCTGAAAGGTTTATGGAAATCAAGGTAATACCGGATAGGCCAAAGAAATCAAAAGAAGACAAGCAGTTAAAGTTGTTTTAA
- a CDS encoding endonuclease Q family protein gives MRFIADLHIHSKYSRATSKDMAPEALWRWAQLKGITVVGTGDFTHPAWLMELTERLEPAGDGLFRLKKEFQSKDIPDSVRADVFFMLSSEISCIYKKNGRTRKIHSIVYVPDLIDCAKINIALSRIGNLASDGRPILGLDAKVLLKIVMDTCPHAMFVPAHAWTPHFSVFGAESGFDSLEECFEEFTPHIHAIETGLSSDPPMNWRWSALDRITLISNSDAHSPAKMGREANIFDTDISYSAIADAITTKKNFIGTIEFFPEEGKYHYDGHRVCGVNLSPKETIRHNYLCPQCGRRVTVGVMHRVEKLADRVDGFKPEGALPFYSVIPLTEILAETLEVGVASKAVDQEYQKLIQRLGSEFKILLDSSLPDIERVASPIIREAIARVRQGNVHITPGFDGEFGKIKIFEGAERKQIKGQATLF, from the coding sequence ATGCGATTTATTGCAGACCTCCATATCCATTCAAAATATTCAAGGGCAACGAGCAAGGACATGGCGCCGGAGGCATTATGGAGGTGGGCGCAGCTCAAGGGCATAACTGTGGTCGGCACAGGGGACTTTACCCATCCCGCATGGCTCATGGAGCTTACGGAAAGGCTTGAGCCTGCAGGTGACGGCTTATTCAGGTTGAAAAAGGAATTTCAATCTAAGGATATCCCTGATTCAGTAAGGGCTGATGTCTTTTTCATGCTCTCCTCTGAGATAAGCTGTATTTACAAGAAAAATGGAAGGACACGGAAGATACATTCCATTGTTTATGTGCCTGACCTTATTGATTGTGCAAAGATAAACATCGCCCTGTCAAGGATAGGGAATCTCGCATCCGATGGAAGGCCCATACTCGGGCTCGATGCAAAGGTGCTTCTGAAGATTGTCATGGATACATGCCCTCATGCTATGTTTGTCCCTGCCCACGCATGGACCCCTCATTTTTCCGTATTCGGGGCAGAATCAGGATTCGATTCCCTTGAGGAATGTTTTGAAGAATTCACCCCGCATATCCATGCCATAGAGACAGGGCTTTCTTCAGATCCACCGATGAACTGGAGGTGGTCTGCCCTTGACAGGATAACCCTGATTTCAAACTCCGATGCCCATTCTCCCGCCAAGATGGGCAGGGAGGCAAATATCTTTGATACAGATATTTCTTATAGCGCAATCGCGGATGCCATTACAACGAAAAAGAACTTTATCGGAACAATAGAATTCTTTCCTGAAGAAGGGAAATACCACTATGACGGACACAGGGTATGTGGCGTCAACCTCTCTCCGAAGGAGACAATAAGGCATAACTACCTCTGCCCTCAATGCGGGAGAAGGGTTACCGTAGGGGTCATGCACAGGGTTGAAAAACTCGCAGATAGGGTTGATGGTTTCAAGCCGGAGGGCGCCCTGCCCTTTTACTCCGTAATCCCCTTAACCGAAATCCTTGCAGAAACCCTTGAGGTCGGGGTTGCCAGCAAGGCAGTAGATCAAGAATATCAAAAGCTCATACAAAGGCTCGGAAGCGAATTCAAAATCCTTCTGGATTCGTCCCTTCCCGATATTGAAAGGGTAGCATCCCCCATTATCAGAGAGGCAATCGCCCGTGTACGCCAAGGGAATGTCCACATCACCCCGGGTTTTGATGGCGAATTTGGAAAGATAAAAATCTTTGAAGGAGCGGAGCGAAAGCAAATCAAAGGCCAGGCAACACTCTTTTAA
- a CDS encoding cupin domain-containing protein translates to MIVRNLHDPEVLKTTYIAHGGGVARMVLTSEFMQGIEFLAYAMLPSGNVLEEHIDPVEEIYLIIKGGGLMKVGDEEKEVKEGDAIWIPVGEPHRLENTTEDMTIVLVIAAYPH, encoded by the coding sequence ATGATAGTGAGAAATCTACATGACCCCGAAGTGTTAAAGACTACATACATCGCCCACGGTGGTGGCGTTGCACGGATGGTACTTACCAGTGAATTCATGCAGGGCATAGAATTCCTCGCCTATGCGATGCTTCCCTCCGGAAATGTTTTAGAGGAGCACATAGACCCGGTGGAAGAGATATATCTAATCATCAAGGGAGGCGGGCTGATGAAGGTGGGGGACGAAGAAAAAGAAGTAAAAGAAGGAGATGCCATATGGATTCCTGTTGGCGAGCCTCATCGCCTTGAGAACACAACAGAAGACATGACAATCGTTTTAGTTATTGCTGCATACCCTCATTAA